One region of Mycolicibacterium rhodesiae NBB3 genomic DNA includes:
- a CDS encoding urease subunit alpha, whose protein sequence is MTGISRARYKALYGPTTGDRIRLADTDLLVEITEDRSGGPGLAGDEAVFGGGKVLRESMGQGRVTRADGAPDTVITGAVIIDHWGIIKADIGIRDGRITAIGKAGNPDVMSGVHPDLVVGPSTEIISGNGRIVTAGGIDCHVHLICPQIKEEALGGGITTIVAGGTGPAEGSKATTVTPGSWHLGRMLEALDSWPMNIALLGKGNTVSAESMWEQLRGGAAAFKLHEDWGTTPAAIDACLAVADESGVQVNIHTDTLNEMGFVEDTLAAIKGRSIHAYHTEGAGGGHAPDIITVASHPNVLPSSTNPTRPHTVNTLDEHLDMLMVCHHLNPAVPEDLSFAESRIRPSTMAAEDLLHDIGAISMIGSDSQAMGRIGEVVIRTWQTAHVMKRRRGALPGDGAADNNRARRYVAKYTICPAVAHGLDHEVGSVEVGKLADLVLWEPAFFGVRPHVVLKGGMIAWAAMGDANASIPTPQPVLPRPMFGAAPAAAAATSVHFVSQQAVDDGLAGRLAVSRRLVAVRNVRGVGKAQMPLNDTLPEIEVDPDTFTVRIDGDVWQEDPAVDLPMAQRYFLF, encoded by the coding sequence ATGACGGGTATCTCGCGGGCACGATACAAGGCGCTCTACGGACCCACCACGGGCGATCGCATCCGGCTGGCCGACACCGATCTGCTCGTCGAGATCACCGAGGACCGCAGCGGCGGACCGGGGTTGGCGGGTGACGAGGCGGTGTTCGGCGGCGGCAAGGTATTGCGTGAGTCGATGGGGCAGGGTCGGGTGACGCGGGCCGACGGCGCACCGGACACGGTGATCACCGGTGCGGTGATCATCGACCACTGGGGGATCATCAAGGCGGATATCGGAATTCGTGACGGCCGGATCACCGCGATCGGCAAGGCCGGCAATCCCGACGTCATGTCCGGGGTACATCCCGACTTGGTGGTTGGGCCGTCGACCGAGATCATCTCCGGCAACGGCCGAATCGTGACCGCCGGTGGCATCGACTGTCACGTGCACCTGATCTGTCCGCAGATCAAGGAAGAGGCCCTCGGCGGCGGAATCACCACCATCGTCGCCGGCGGCACCGGGCCTGCGGAGGGCAGCAAGGCCACGACGGTCACTCCAGGGTCATGGCATCTGGGCCGCATGCTCGAGGCGCTGGACTCATGGCCGATGAACATCGCGTTGCTCGGCAAGGGAAACACCGTCAGCGCCGAATCGATGTGGGAGCAGTTACGCGGCGGCGCTGCCGCTTTCAAGCTGCACGAGGACTGGGGTACGACTCCGGCGGCGATAGACGCCTGCCTCGCCGTCGCCGACGAGTCCGGAGTCCAGGTGAACATCCACACCGACACCCTCAACGAGATGGGCTTCGTCGAGGACACCCTAGCCGCCATCAAGGGACGCTCGATTCACGCGTATCACACCGAGGGCGCAGGCGGCGGCCACGCGCCCGACATCATCACGGTTGCCTCCCACCCCAACGTGCTGCCCAGTTCCACCAACCCGACGCGCCCGCACACCGTCAACACGCTCGACGAACACCTCGACATGTTGATGGTGTGCCATCACCTCAACCCGGCGGTGCCAGAAGATCTTTCGTTCGCCGAAAGCCGCATCCGACCCTCGACGATGGCTGCCGAGGACCTGCTGCACGACATCGGCGCGATTTCGATGATCGGCAGTGACTCCCAGGCCATGGGTCGCATCGGGGAGGTGGTGATCCGCACCTGGCAGACCGCGCACGTGATGAAGCGACGTCGTGGTGCGCTCCCCGGAGACGGCGCCGCCGACAACAACCGGGCACGCCGCTACGTCGCCAAGTACACGATCTGCCCGGCCGTCGCGCACGGACTCGACCACGAGGTCGGCTCCGTGGAGGTCGGCAAGCTCGCCGATCTCGTGCTGTGGGAGCCCGCGTTCTTCGGAGTGCGTCCGCACGTCGTGCTGAAGGGCGGCATGATCGCGTGGGCGGCCATGGGCGACGCGAACGCGTCGATCCCCACTCCGCAACCGGTTCTGCCCCGGCCGATGTTCGGCGCCGCACCCGCCGCGGCCGCGGCCACATCTGTGCACTTCGTATCCCAGCAGGCCGTCGACGACGGCTTGGCCGGACGCCTCGCCGTCAGCCGCAGGCTTGTGGCGGTCCGCAACGTCCGCGGCGTCGGCAAGGCCCAGATGCCGCTCAACGACACCCTTCCCGAGATCGAGGTCGACCCGGACACCTTCACCGTGCGCATCGACGGTGACGTGTGGCAGGAAGATCCTGCGGTCGACCTGCCGATGGCACAGCGATACTTCCTGTTCTGA
- a CDS encoding urease accessory protein UreF gives MTHLATLLTLADSRLPTGGHVHSGGVEEAVTEGLVRDLVTLRAFLRRRISTTGLVGASIAAAVHRGALSVAAADIETDARTPSPAARQASRAQGRGLLRLARRVWPDGRWDALGATPHLAVATGCAGAASGLQPEQTALTVVYTTMTGSATAAQRLLALDPGDVAALTFELSPLCEQSAAAACKELADLSDPLLDVLAQRHAERERPLFVS, from the coding sequence ATGACGCATCTCGCAACGTTGCTCACGCTGGCCGACTCCCGCTTACCGACCGGCGGCCACGTGCACTCCGGTGGCGTCGAGGAGGCCGTCACCGAAGGTTTGGTTCGAGACCTCGTCACGCTGCGCGCGTTTCTGCGACGCCGGATCAGCACCACCGGGCTGGTCGGCGCGTCGATCGCGGCCGCGGTGCACAGGGGAGCGCTGTCGGTCGCTGCCGCAGATATCGAGACCGACGCCCGCACACCGTCTCCCGCTGCGCGGCAGGCCTCCCGTGCGCAGGGCCGCGGGTTGCTGCGACTCGCGCGACGCGTCTGGCCGGACGGACGGTGGGACGCACTCGGCGCCACCCCGCATCTCGCCGTCGCGACCGGCTGCGCCGGCGCGGCCAGCGGATTGCAGCCCGAACAAACCGCACTGACGGTCGTCTACACGACGATGACCGGGTCGGCGACCGCCGCGCAACGGCTGCTCGCCCTGGACCCGGGCGACGTCGCCGCGCTGACATTCGAACTCTCGCCGTTGTGTGAGCAGAGCGCCGCCGCGGCGTGCAAGGAGCTGGCTGATCTGTCCGACCCGCTGCTCGACGTGCTCGCCCAGCGGCACGCCGAGCGCGAACGACCGCTGTTCGTATCCTGA
- the ureG gene encoding urease accessory protein UreG, translating to MPPHFLDGQPHDHLDRPRRQRIAGEPLRIGVGGPVGSGKTALVAALCRQLRDEVSLAVLTNDIYTTEDADFLRRHAVLPDERIAAVQTGGCPHTAIRDDITANLDAIDDLIAGNDRLDLVLVESGGDNLTATFSSGLVDVQIFVIDVAGGDKVPRKGGPGVTYSDLLVINKTDLAPMVGADLDVMRRDAATVRGDRPFVLISLTGDPAATAVLSWVREQLRVPV from the coding sequence ATGCCACCACATTTCCTCGATGGTCAACCACACGACCACCTCGATCGGCCAAGGCGTCAGCGGATCGCGGGGGAGCCGCTGCGTATCGGAGTCGGCGGGCCTGTCGGTTCCGGTAAGACAGCACTCGTCGCCGCATTGTGCAGACAACTGCGTGACGAAGTGTCGCTCGCGGTGCTCACCAACGACATCTACACCACCGAAGACGCCGACTTCCTGCGCCGTCACGCGGTGCTGCCCGACGAACGGATCGCCGCGGTACAGACCGGGGGCTGTCCACACACGGCGATCCGTGACGACATCACTGCCAACCTCGACGCGATCGACGACCTCATCGCGGGCAACGATCGGCTCGATCTGGTCCTGGTGGAATCCGGCGGCGACAACTTGACGGCGACGTTCTCGTCCGGCCTGGTCGACGTGCAGATCTTCGTCATCGACGTCGCCGGCGGTGACAAGGTGCCAAGGAAAGGCGGTCCGGGCGTCACCTACTCGGACCTGTTGGTCATCAACAAGACCGACCTGGCGCCGATGGTCGGCGCGGACCTCGACGTGATGCGCCGCGACGCGGCTACCGTCCGCGGTGATCGCCCATTCGTGCTGATCTCGCTCACCGGGGATCCCGCCGCGACGGCGGTGCTGTCATGGGTGCGTGAACAGCTGCGGGTGCCGGTCTAG
- a CDS encoding urease accessory protein UreD, with protein MRSEVLIVARPDRRPRIESRGGLAARETEPDTVHLVSAAATPLGGDSVCVRVVVESGAVLRVRTVAATVTLPGATTRESQAIWALEVAGELDVDPQPTVVAASSRHITSTRLAIEGSGRIKLRERIQIGRTGERQGFWSGLLHADVDGSALLRHRVELGRGSVSDDELGAPMACISELHYPEAEVDTAGVALALARGGCLSTWQGERL; from the coding sequence GTGCGTTCCGAGGTCCTCATCGTCGCGCGCCCGGACCGGCGCCCGCGCATCGAATCCCGGGGCGGCCTGGCCGCGCGGGAGACCGAGCCCGACACGGTGCACCTGGTGTCAGCGGCCGCGACGCCGCTCGGCGGTGACTCGGTATGCGTGCGCGTCGTCGTCGAGTCCGGCGCGGTGCTGCGGGTGCGCACCGTGGCGGCGACGGTGACGCTGCCCGGCGCGACTACCCGTGAGTCACAGGCGATCTGGGCGCTGGAGGTCGCGGGTGAACTCGACGTCGATCCACAACCTACGGTCGTCGCCGCATCCTCGCGCCACATCACCTCCACTCGACTGGCGATCGAGGGATCGGGCCGGATCAAGCTGCGCGAGCGTATCCAGATCGGCAGAACCGGTGAGCGCCAGGGCTTTTGGTCCGGATTACTGCATGCCGACGTCGACGGATCGGCGCTGCTGCGGCACCGCGTCGAGCTGGGACGCGGCTCGGTGTCCGATGACGAACTCGGCGCGCCGATGGCGTGCATCAGTGAACTGCACTATCCCGAAGCCGAAGTCGACACCGCGGGTGTCGCGCTCGCGCTCGCGCGTGGCGGTTGCCTGTCGACGTGGCAGGGAGAGCGGCTCTAA
- a CDS encoding NAD(P)/FAD-dependent oxidoreductase → MSHPGATATDRHRVVVVGSGFGGLTATKALKRADVDVKMIAKTTHHLFQPLLYQVATGIIASGEIAPPTRMILRKQKNAQVLLGNVTHIDLANQTVRSELLGHTYVTPYDTLIVAAGAGQSYFGNDHFAEWAPGMKSIDDALELRARILGAFEQAERSSDPARREKLLTFTVVGAGPTGVEMAGQIAELADHTLKGAFRHIDSTTARVILLDAAPAVLPPMGEKLGNKAKARLEKMGVEIQLGAMVTDVDRNGITVKDPDGTFRRIDCATKVWSAGVSASPLGRDIAEQSEAEVDRAGRLKVLPDLTVPGHPNVFVVGDMAAVEGVPGMAQGAIQGARYAANAIKAELKGANPAEREPFQYFDKGSMATVSRFSAVAKIGPIEFGGFIAWLAWLALHLVYLVGFRRKITTLLLWTVTFLSKKRGNLTITEQQAYARTRIEELEEIAALVQDPEKEAV, encoded by the coding sequence ATGAGCCATCCCGGAGCCACTGCAACCGATCGGCACCGAGTCGTCGTCGTGGGCTCGGGTTTTGGTGGACTCACCGCCACCAAGGCCCTCAAGAGAGCCGACGTCGATGTCAAGATGATCGCCAAGACCACTCATCACCTGTTCCAGCCGCTTCTGTATCAGGTCGCGACGGGCATCATCGCGTCCGGTGAGATCGCTCCCCCGACCCGGATGATCTTGCGCAAGCAGAAGAACGCGCAGGTGCTGCTGGGCAACGTGACCCACATCGATCTGGCCAACCAGACCGTGCGTTCCGAACTGCTTGGGCACACCTATGTCACGCCGTACGACACGTTGATCGTCGCCGCGGGGGCGGGCCAGTCCTACTTCGGCAACGACCACTTCGCGGAGTGGGCGCCCGGCATGAAGTCCATCGACGACGCGCTGGAGTTGCGCGCACGGATTCTCGGCGCTTTCGAGCAGGCCGAGCGGTCGAGCGATCCGGCGCGCCGGGAAAAGCTGCTGACCTTCACTGTTGTCGGCGCCGGACCCACCGGTGTCGAGATGGCCGGGCAGATCGCCGAACTCGCCGACCACACCCTCAAAGGCGCGTTCCGGCACATCGATTCGACCACCGCACGAGTGATCCTGCTCGACGCCGCCCCTGCCGTGTTGCCGCCGATGGGCGAGAAGCTCGGCAACAAGGCGAAGGCCCGCCTCGAGAAGATGGGCGTCGAGATCCAGCTCGGTGCGATGGTGACCGACGTCGACCGCAACGGCATCACCGTCAAGGACCCCGACGGCACCTTCCGACGCATCGACTGCGCGACCAAGGTGTGGTCGGCAGGCGTGTCAGCGAGCCCGCTCGGTCGCGACATCGCCGAGCAGTCCGAGGCCGAGGTCGACCGGGCGGGACGGTTGAAGGTGCTCCCCGACCTGACTGTTCCGGGCCACCCGAACGTATTCGTCGTCGGCGATATGGCCGCCGTCGAAGGTGTGCCCGGCATGGCGCAGGGCGCCATCCAGGGCGCCAGGTACGCCGCAAACGCCATCAAGGCGGAGCTCAAGGGCGCCAACCCCGCCGAGCGCGAGCCGTTCCAGTACTTCGACAAGGGCTCGATGGCCACGGTGTCGCGCTTCTCCGCGGTGGCCAAGATCGGGCCCATAGAGTTCGGCGGCTTCATCGCCTGGCTGGCGTGGCTGGCGCTGCACCTGGTGTATCTCGTCGGATTCCGGCGCAAGATCACCACGCTCTTGTTGTGGACGGTGACGTTCCTTTCGAAGAAGCGTGGCAACCTCACGATCACCGAGCAGCAGGCGTATGCCCGCACCAGAATCGAAGAACTCGAGGAGATCGCGGCGCTGGTGCAGGATCCCGAGAAAGAAGCGGTTTAG
- a CDS encoding LLM class F420-dependent oxidoreductase: MTIKLGLQIPNFSYGTGVAELFPTVIAQAQEAEAAGFDSVFVMDHFYQLPGLGTPDQPMLEAYTALGALATATERVQLGTLVTGNTYRNPTLLAKAITTLDVISQGRAILGIGTGWFELEHDSLGYEFGTFTDRFNKLGEALEIILPMLEGERPTVNGKYYKTVEAMAEPRFRDHIPLMIGGSGEKKTIPLAAKHFDHLNIIAGFDELPRKLAVVKERCEEIGRDPATLETSMLVIAIIDENVTEDLIPADFKQQAVFGSAASVAEQIKTKVLDAGVSGVILSPVTSLNGYQPGGVTAVGEALKPYLAW, encoded by the coding sequence GTGACCATCAAACTTGGACTCCAGATCCCCAATTTCAGCTACGGCACCGGCGTCGCCGAGCTCTTCCCCACGGTGATCGCGCAGGCTCAGGAGGCCGAGGCCGCGGGCTTCGACTCCGTCTTCGTGATGGACCACTTCTATCAGTTGCCGGGTCTCGGCACGCCGGACCAGCCGATGCTCGAGGCGTACACCGCCCTCGGCGCGCTGGCCACCGCGACGGAGCGCGTGCAATTGGGCACGCTCGTCACGGGCAACACGTATCGCAACCCCACCCTGCTGGCGAAGGCGATCACCACCCTGGACGTCATCAGCCAAGGCCGCGCGATTCTCGGCATCGGCACCGGTTGGTTCGAGCTCGAGCACGACTCGCTGGGCTATGAGTTCGGCACCTTCACCGACCGCTTCAACAAGCTCGGCGAGGCGCTCGAAATCATCTTGCCGATGCTCGAGGGCGAGCGGCCGACGGTGAACGGCAAGTACTACAAGACGGTCGAGGCGATGGCCGAACCCCGATTCCGCGATCACATTCCACTGATGATCGGCGGCAGCGGGGAGAAGAAGACGATTCCGTTGGCGGCCAAGCACTTCGACCACTTGAACATCATCGCGGGATTCGACGAGTTGCCGCGTAAATTGGCCGTAGTCAAGGAGCGTTGCGAGGAGATCGGCCGCGATCCGGCCACGCTGGAGACGAGCATGCTGGTCATCGCGATCATCGATGAGAACGTCACCGAAGACCTGATTCCCGCCGACTTCAAGCAGCAGGCGGTGTTCGGCAGCGCCGCGAGCGTCGCCGAACAGATCAAGACCAAGGTGCTCGACGCTGGGGTCAGCGGCGTGATCCTCAGCCCGGTCACGAGCCTCAACGGTTATCAGCCAGGCGGCGTCACGGCCGTGGGCGAAGCGCTGAAGCCGTACCTCGCCTGGTAA
- a CDS encoding SDR family oxidoreductase: MEVLVTGGDTDLGRTIAERFRDAGHQVVIAGARRGDLEVAAKELDVDAIVFDNTDAASLEQARDQFPHHLDTIVNVPAPKQEAGDPRTYSLADRATAWRNALDSTVLSAVLTVQILGDHLRSGGSIISVLPDNPTEGGAESAIKAALSDWTAGQAAHFGIRGITVNAVASGRSAEPGYDGLSRTPAPVAEEITRLALFLSTPAARHITGQTLHVSHGALANFG, encoded by the coding sequence ATGGAGGTGCTTGTCACCGGAGGCGACACCGATCTGGGCCGCACGATCGCGGAGCGCTTCCGTGATGCCGGGCACCAGGTCGTGATCGCAGGAGCCCGTCGCGGCGACCTCGAGGTCGCCGCCAAGGAACTCGACGTCGACGCCATCGTGTTCGACAACACCGACGCCGCGAGTCTGGAACAGGCGCGCGACCAATTTCCTCACCACCTCGACACCATCGTCAACGTGCCCGCCCCAAAGCAGGAGGCCGGCGATCCGCGGACCTACTCCCTCGCCGACCGCGCGACGGCGTGGCGCAACGCGCTCGATTCGACGGTGCTGTCGGCCGTTCTCACCGTGCAGATCCTGGGTGACCACCTGCGGTCTGGCGGTTCGATCATCAGCGTCCTCCCCGACAACCCCACCGAGGGCGGGGCCGAGTCGGCCATCAAGGCGGCGCTCTCCGATTGGACGGCCGGGCAGGCCGCGCACTTCGGCATCCGCGGCATCACGGTGAACGCGGTCGCGTCGGGTCGCAGCGCAGAGCCGGGCTACGACGGACTGTCTCGCACGCCGGCCCCGGTGGCCGAGGAGATCACCCGCCTCGCGTTGTTCCTGAGCACGCCGGCCGCCCGGCACATCACCGGTCAGACGCTGCACGTGAGCCACGGCGCGCTCGCGAACTTCGGCTAG
- a CDS encoding ABC transporter permease: MTPTAVLPRWIYVPAALGALFVAVPLVAVATKVDWPRFWSLITSPASVSALELSLRTAAASTALCVFLGVPMALVFARSDARVVRMTRPLILLPLVLPPVVGGIALLYAYGRLGLIGQYLNAAGVQIAFTTTAVVLAQTFVSLPFLVISLEGAARTAGVDYEVVAATLGARPTTVWWRVSLPLLAPGLVSGAVLAFARSLGEFGATLTFAGSREGVTRTLPLEIYLQRESDADAAVALSLLLVVVAAVVVIGLGSRRLRPGGANAW, translated from the coding sequence TTGACTCCGACGGCCGTTCTGCCTCGCTGGATCTACGTCCCGGCGGCGCTCGGGGCGCTGTTCGTCGCGGTCCCTCTCGTCGCTGTCGCCACGAAGGTCGACTGGCCGCGGTTCTGGTCGCTGATCACCAGCCCGGCGTCGGTGTCCGCGCTCGAGCTGAGCCTGCGCACCGCGGCGGCGAGCACCGCACTGTGCGTCTTCCTCGGGGTGCCGATGGCTCTGGTGTTCGCGCGCAGCGACGCGCGGGTGGTGCGGATGACCCGGCCGTTGATCCTGCTCCCGTTGGTACTACCGCCGGTGGTCGGCGGCATCGCGCTGCTGTACGCCTACGGACGTCTCGGCCTGATCGGCCAGTACCTGAACGCAGCGGGGGTCCAGATCGCGTTCACGACGACGGCGGTGGTGCTGGCACAGACATTCGTGTCCCTGCCGTTCCTGGTCATCTCGCTGGAAGGGGCCGCCCGCACCGCGGGCGTCGACTACGAGGTGGTCGCCGCGACCCTCGGCGCCCGGCCCACCACAGTCTGGTGGCGGGTGTCGCTGCCGCTGCTGGCTCCGGGCCTGGTGTCGGGTGCGGTGCTCGCGTTCGCCCGTTCGCTCGGTGAATTCGGCGCGACGCTGACCTTCGCCGGTTCCCGCGAGGGCGTCACCCGCACGCTTCCGCTCGAGATCTATCTGCAGCGCGAGAGCGACGCCGACGCCGCAGTCGCGCTGTCACTGCTGCTGGTCGTGGTCGCCGCGGTCGTCGTGATCGGCCTCGGCAGCAGGCGCCTGCGCCCCGGGGGCGCCAATGCGTGGTGA